One Oceanotoga teriensis genomic window, CTTTCTGATATGCATTTTCAAGAACTAGAGGAAATGGAACCTTCTAAAACCACTGTAAGAGGAATGAAACTTTCAGAAGCAAAAGAATTATTATTTAAGTATGATGTGAAAAGTATTAAAGTATCTCATAGAGTTGCACAGCTAACTCTTGATAAAATGAAGAAAAGGTATGAAAAAGAAGGTCCTTTAACATCTCTTGAAGCTTATAAAGAAATGTTTATAAAGCTTAAACCTACTGAAATACCTCGTGGACAAAAAGCAAAAGAAGAAATCGAGGAAATGTATTTTAGAGAAGATAAGTTTGATTTTTCAGATATAGGAAGGCAAAAAGTTCAAGTTTCTTTAAAAGATGTATATTTTAAATATCTTAAAGAAGTTAAGGGAAAAGAATTAACAGAAGATGAATTGAATAATTTAGAATATCCAGTAGAATCAATGGCTATAGAACATTTGGATATAATTCTTTCAGCAAGACATCTTTTAGACCTTGAGGAAAACCCTGAAGCACTGGATACCAGGGATCATCTTGGAAATAAAAGAGTTAGATCTGTTGGAGAACTTATGCAAATTGAGTTTGAAAAAGCGTATTCTAAAATGATTCAACATATACCAGAAAAGATAGCTATGTCACAATCTTTAAATAAAATAAATCCACAGTCTCTTATAAATTCAAGAGCTATTATGACATCTTTTCATCAATTTTTTGCTACTTCACAATTATCACAGTTTATGGATCAAATAAATCCTTTATCAGAATTAACTCATAAGAGAAGACTTTCCGCGATAGGTCCTGGTGGATTAAAAAGAGAACATGCAAAATTTGAAGTTCGTGATGTCCATCATTCACATTATGGGAGAATGTGTCCTATTGAAACGCCAGAAGGTGCAAATATAGGACTTATAACTTCGCTTGCTATTCTTGCAAGAACGGATGAATATGGATTTTTGAAAGCTCCTTATTTTAGAGTTAAAAATGGAAAGATTTTTAATAAAGATATAGTGTATTTGTCAGCTGATGAAGAAGAAACTCATAAAATAGCCCCTGCATCTGTTGAGAGAGATGAAGATAATAATATAGTATCAGAATATGTTGAAATAAGGTATCTTGGAAAGGTTACTTTATTTCCTAAAGAAGAAGTTGAATTTATAGCTGTTACACCTAAACAAATTGCATCAGTTTCTGCATCTTTGATTCCATTCTTAGAACATGATGATGCCAATAGAGCTCTCATGGGATCCAATATGCAAAGGCAAGCAGTTCCTTTACTTTATACAGATGCTCCATATGTAGGTACTGGAGTTGAGTGGTTGGCGGCAAGAGATTCTGGATATGTTATACTTGCAAAACATAGGGGTGTTGTTACTTATGTTGATGGAAGAAAAATTGTTATTACCAGAATAGATGAAGAAGGAAATTATATAAAAGATAGAAATTCAAATTATATTAAAGATGAATATAAAATATTAAAATATGTAAGATCTAATCAAGATATGTGTATAAACCAAAGACCTATAGTTGACATGGGAGAAATAGTTGAAAAGAATGCTCCTCTTGCTGATGGCCCTTCTACAGAAATGGGTGAATTGGCATTAGGTAAAAATATTTTAGTAGCTTTTGTTCCATGGGAAGGTTATAATTTTGAAGATGCTATAGTTGTTTCAGAAGAATTATTGGAAAAAGATTCATTTACTTCTGTGCATATAGAAGTTTATGAAACTAAATCAATGGATACACAATTGGGACCTGAAGAAATTACAGCAGATATTCCAAATGTGAAAAAAGAACTTTTAAGAAATCTTGATGAAGAAGGTATAGTAAGAGTTGGTTCTTATGTATCTTCTGGAGATATACTTGTTGGTAAGGTTACACCACGTGGAGAATCAGAAACATCACCAGAAGAAAAACTTATTAAATCTGTTTTCGGTGATAGAGGAAGAGATGTAAAAGATTCTTCATTGACATTACCTCATGGTATAGAAGGTAGAGTAATAGATGTGCAAGTTTTCGATAGAAAGGATATTCCTAACCTCGAAATAGGTGTGAATAAATATGTTAAAGTTTATATAGCTACCAAAAAAACATTACAAGCTGGGGATAAATTGGCTGGAAGACATGGTAATAAGGGTGTTGTTTCTACAATACTACATAAAGAAGATATGCCATTTTTACCAGATGGTAGACCTATACAAATGATGTTATCTCCTTTGGGAGTTCCTTCACGTATGAATATAGGACAGGTTCTAGAATTACATCTTGGTTGGTTGGCAGAGTTATCAGGAAAATACTTTGCAACGCCTATTTTCGATGGAGCAACTGAAGAACAGATAACAACAGAGTTACATAGAGTTAGAAAAGAAAAACAACTTGATCTTGGTGAAACAGATGATAATATAACCGCAAAAATAGTATTGAGAGATGGAAGAAATGGAGAACCATTTGATTATCCGATAGATATTGGATTTATGTATATGATCAGATTATCTCATATAGCTAAAGATAAAATTCATGCAAGAGCTACTGGTCCATACTCTTTAATTCACCAACAACCATTGGGTGGTAAAGCTCATCTTGGTGGACAGAGATTTGGAGAAATGGAAGTTTGGGCTCTTGAAGCTTATGGAGCAGCTCATACATTAACTGAAATGTTGACTTATAAATCGGATGATATTAGAGGTAGAAATGAAGTTTATAAAGCAATATTAAAAGGTGAAAATCTACCAGAACCAGGAATTCCTGAAAGTTTTAAAGTATTAGTAAAAGAATTACAGGGTTTATTATTAGATATTAAGTTGTTTGATGAAGAAGGTAAAGAATTAGACGTAGATAAATTATAATTGCTAAAAAAGTTGTCATAGGAATAAAACTATGACAACTTTTCGGCAATAAATAATCTTGATATAAATAAACCCTCAAGGAGGGAGAAAATTAATGGCGAAAGTTTCTTCTTTTCAGAGAAAGATATCAAAAATAAAGGTTGGACTTGCATCACCGAATACAATTTTAGAATGGTCAAATGGGGAAGTAAAGAAACCTGAAACTCTTAATCATAGAACAAGTAAACCAGAAAAAGATGGTTTATTTTGTGAAAAGATTTTTGGCCCTACAAAAGATTATGAATGTGCTTGTGGAAAATACAAAGGTAAAAAATATGAAGGTACAGTATGTGAAAGATGTGGGGTAAGAATAGAATCAAAAGAATCAAGAAGAAGAAAGATGGGACATATAGAACTTGCAACACCAGTTTCTCATATATGGTATTTGAAATCTTCACCTTCAATACTTTCTATAATATTGGGAAATACAGTTAAAGATTTAGAAAATATAATATATTATGGTTCTAAAAGAGTTATAGAAAGAGCATATTTAACTCTTTCAAATGAAAGTCAAGAAAAAGATTTGGATTATTATCCAGGAGAAATTCTTTATCAAAGAGAATATGAAATATATTCTCAATATGTTGACATAGCTGTTGAACCAGCTGTAAAAGTTTCTCGTGTTAAAGGTATGCCTACTTCTCAGATATCAGGTAAAGTGAGTATAACGAGTGAGATGACCCATACTGAAAGAGAATTGACTTGGATAACAATAGAATCAGAAGATGGTCAAAAAATGAAGTATCCTGTTTTTGAAGGAGCTTCTATAATGGTTGAAGATGAACAAGAAATAGAGGAAGGAACTCCTCTTGCAGATAGGTTTTTGTTTGAAGAAGATTTCCTAACTCATCATGAATATACTATATTTTCAGAATATTATCCTGGCCAAATAGAAATAGACAGAGAAATCGAAAGAGATACACCTATAGTTGTTATAACCGATATCGATAAAAGATTTTCTAAAAGAATAGGTAAAAGAACAGGTGATATCTTATTAGAAGATGAAGCCAGAGCTTATGAAGAAGTAATGAGAATTTTAAATTCTAAAATTAAATATGAAAGAGAACAACTCATTGGATTGAAAATATCAGAAAATATAACTGTTTCAGATAGAATTGTTGAAAAAGGTACTTTGATGAATGAAGATCTACTTCAAGAATTTTTAGAATTTGGAATTAAGGACATAAAAGCTAATAGTGAAGATGGAGCTGAACAGATATATCAGATAAATAAATATGAATTATTTAAAGCTAATTATGGTGCTGAATCTATAAAAGAATTACTTGAAAAAATAGATCTTGAAAGATTGAGAGCAAAATTAGAGTCAGATATAGAAAAATTAGATAAAAGAAGTCAAAAAGCTTTAAAATTATTAAAAAGATTAAAATTAGTCAAAGATTTTATAAAATCTAATAATAGACCTGAATGGATGATAGTTAATACTCTTCCTGTAGTTCCACCAGATTTGAGACCTTTAATACAGATCGATGGAGGAAGATTTGCTGCTACTGATTTGAATGATTTATATAGGAAAGTTATAAATAGAAATAATAGGCTTAAAAAACTTATGGATATGGAAGCACCTGAAATAATAATTAGAAATGAAAAAAGAATACTTCAACAAGCTGTTGATTCTCTTATTTATAATGGAAGAATAGGTAAGCCTATGACAGATAGAAGTAAAAGACCGTTAAGATCTTTAACAGATCTTTTAAAGGGTAAAAAAGGTAGATTTAGAAGAAATCTTTTAGGAAAACGTGTTGATTATTCTGGAAGAGCTGTTATAGCTGTTGGTCCAGATTTAAAGATACATGAATGTGGATTACCTAAGAAGATGGCTTTAGAATTATTTAAACCATTTGTACTTGCAGAATTACTCAAAGATTCTAATGTTGCGAGTAAAAATGCCAGAAAATTGAAAAAAACAATAATTGAAAAAGAAATGCCTCAAGCTTGGGAAATACTTGAAGAAGTTATCAAAGGACATCCTGTTATGTTAAATAGAGCTCCTACACTTCATAGAATTTCTATTCAAGCATTTATTCCGAGACTTATTGAAGGTAATGCTATAAGATTACATCCATTAGTTTGTCCACCATTTAATGCTGATTTTGATGGTGACCAGATGGCTGTTCATGTACCTCTTTCTGCCGTTGCACAAGCTGAAGCAAAATTTTTAATGTTATCCAGATATAATATAATTTCTCCGGCTAATGGAAGACCTATTTCTATGCCTGGTAAAGATGTTATAGCAGGTTCTTTCTACTTAACTATGCATGAAAATAAAGAATTTGATAATCTAAAATTACCAAAATCATATCAAGAATCTTTAAAAGATGGATATATAAAAAATATATTTGCTGATGAAATGGAAGCAA contains:
- the rpoB gene encoding DNA-directed RNA polymerase subunit beta: MNTRTLKVGKRERDFFGNVHENFEMYDDLIKIQKSSFKDFLEKRLQETIRKFMPLRVPIKTTAKKNKEILLDFVNVKYEDPLMTEEECKSKNLTYSGRAFLTVQITDTSTGETIEKEDVFLCNIPYMTDRGVFIINGAERVVVNQLVRSPGIYFVKEEEKDSNKEMFLAHFLPVKGAWLEIIFNPNLGKEVLQIRIDRKRKFNFFLFLKALGYENDLDILDLFPVNIDLEDEFDVETYNDSTVLSDMHFQELEEMEPSKTTVRGMKLSEAKELLFKYDVKSIKVSHRVAQLTLDKMKKRYEKEGPLTSLEAYKEMFIKLKPTEIPRGQKAKEEIEEMYFREDKFDFSDIGRQKVQVSLKDVYFKYLKEVKGKELTEDELNNLEYPVESMAIEHLDIILSARHLLDLEENPEALDTRDHLGNKRVRSVGELMQIEFEKAYSKMIQHIPEKIAMSQSLNKINPQSLINSRAIMTSFHQFFATSQLSQFMDQINPLSELTHKRRLSAIGPGGLKREHAKFEVRDVHHSHYGRMCPIETPEGANIGLITSLAILARTDEYGFLKAPYFRVKNGKIFNKDIVYLSADEEETHKIAPASVERDEDNNIVSEYVEIRYLGKVTLFPKEEVEFIAVTPKQIASVSASLIPFLEHDDANRALMGSNMQRQAVPLLYTDAPYVGTGVEWLAARDSGYVILAKHRGVVTYVDGRKIVITRIDEEGNYIKDRNSNYIKDEYKILKYVRSNQDMCINQRPIVDMGEIVEKNAPLADGPSTEMGELALGKNILVAFVPWEGYNFEDAIVVSEELLEKDSFTSVHIEVYETKSMDTQLGPEEITADIPNVKKELLRNLDEEGIVRVGSYVSSGDILVGKVTPRGESETSPEEKLIKSVFGDRGRDVKDSSLTLPHGIEGRVIDVQVFDRKDIPNLEIGVNKYVKVYIATKKTLQAGDKLAGRHGNKGVVSTILHKEDMPFLPDGRPIQMMLSPLGVPSRMNIGQVLELHLGWLAELSGKYFATPIFDGATEEQITTELHRVRKEKQLDLGETDDNITAKIVLRDGRNGEPFDYPIDIGFMYMIRLSHIAKDKIHARATGPYSLIHQQPLGGKAHLGGQRFGEMEVWALEAYGAAHTLTEMLTYKSDDIRGRNEVYKAILKGENLPEPGIPESFKVLVKELQGLLLDIKLFDEEGKELDVDKL